Within Nycticebus coucang isolate mNycCou1 chromosome 16, mNycCou1.pri, whole genome shotgun sequence, the genomic segment GTGCTGGGCTCCAAGTACATGCTCAGTAAATCActttttataaaaaacattttcatcacttattttaatacttttagaTTACAatgctttgtgtatttttatggCATATTTGAAAGAATTCTAATTTGCTAAAATATAATATCCAGATATATCAACTATATCTTATGAtttatttgcttttgcttctaAACCCACTGCTTCTATCTTTGTTCATCTAATAACCTTGATCATATTTTTGACCATCTTATCTATGAAATACTTTAAATGGTGCATAGCGTTtccgtttatttatttatttatttgtttattattgttggggattcattgagggtacaataagccaggttacactgattgcatttgttaggtaaagtccctcttgcaatcatgtcttgcccccaaaaggtgtggcatgcaccaaggccccatctcctccctccttctttctctctctgttctccccttcccctaccccactgtgaccttaattgtcattaattgtcctcatatcaaaattgagtacataggattcatgcttctccattcttgtgatgctttactaagaaagtcttccacttccatccaggttaatatgaaggatgtaaagtctcccattttttttaatggcttaatagtattccatggtatacatataccacagcttgttaatccattcctgggttggtttccacattttggcgattgtaaattgagctgcaatacatAGCTTTGCCTTTTAAAAGTGCTACTTCTTgctggtgtggtggttcatgcctataatcctagcactctggaagactgaggcaggtggattgcttgagctagggagttcaagaccagcctgtgcaagagcgagacccccacctgtactaaaagtagaaaaaccagccaggtgttgtggtgggtgcctgtagtcccagctacttgggaggctgatgcaataggatcgtttgagcccaagagtttgaggttgctgtgaagtatgatgccatgatactctactcagggagacagaatgagacactgtcttaaaaaaaaaaaaaaaaaaaggtgctacaTCTTAACCACAAAGCAGTTGACCTAAAACATACAATTTCCTAACCAAAACTGTAATGTACTTAACACTTTtaatcttttgggtttttttttagagacacagtctcactttgttgccctcagtagagtgccgtagtgtcacagctcacagcaacctccagctgttggggttaggcgattctcttgcttcagcctcccaagtagctgggactacaggaacactTTTAATCTTTTGATGTCTTTTAATACTTAAATACTTTTGTTATCttactagaaaatgaaaaatatgaaccATTTCTTCTAAAGTTTGCAACTAGGTATTTAATTAAAGGCTAAagtttattatgttttaaaataacatcaATATCGGTACATTGGGATTAGAATTTCTGTTTTAATCCAATACTAGTAGTGTCTTAGGTAAGCCAGCATATGGATGGAATTCATTCCTTAttactataaatttataatttttggtctctctctttctcccaatttaaaTAGGTTGGGGCGTAAACATAGTACACATTTATGTCCATTTTGTatacattctacccaggacactAGAGAATCAGGATAAAAGAactttaatatttgtatttgagtaaactgtatttttgatatttctcttctcttctcatttACAGGGAGTTGATTTTCATATGGAGTAAACTACAGCTTAAATGTAATCCTTCAAAACAAGTTTTTGTAGATCAATGCTACCAGCTTTTAAGAACAGCAACTAATGTGAGAGTCATATTTCCTTTCATGAAAATCATTAAAGATGAGGTAACTAGGATATATTTATCCcttgaattttaaattaaatttaaataacagcTCAATGAACTTTGAATCTCTTATGATAAATTTTATTCAGTCATCAAATTGAAGGGAGGGAGGATTTTAAGGCCATATTCTGCATATATATTGCATCCTCTTCTCCCCGAACTCCAGACTCCCAACATGGACAAAAGGTgtatgtaagagaaaaaaaaaactgaagaaagagaacaaaagccatttttagtgtgttttaaaatttaatgtggGAACAGTTGCTTCTATTAGAagctatcatttcttttcttataattaaatTTGTTACTTTTAACATAATCCTAAATCCCATTTGTAGAATCTTAACTAATCTGCAAATGAACTTTATATATCTATAGATATACTTATTCACTGTCACATAGAAATTTAGTTCCATTTCTAAGTTTGGTATTTATGTGAAAAGGAATAATGAAgtctgagtttttttgttttgttttttttttaattcaaggacaggtttttgaatttttttttttttgatgtatttgtAAAAACCCATTAAAAATAGTCCTGAATCAAGTTTTTCTTGGGCCATTTGCAAGTAAGTACAGTTCTACATATCAGTCTTACCTAGACATGAAAATAGACCCTGCTggcctggagcagtggctcaagcctataattctagcactgagAGGCTAAGGATCTCTTggggccagaaatttgagaccagcctgagcaagtgacaCCTggtccctaccaaaaaaaaaaaaaaaattagaaaaattagctaggtatggtagagcctaggagttcaaggctgcattAAGCTGTGATGAGGCTCCTGTattccagcctggtgacagaacaagaccctgtctagaaacaaaaaaaaaaaaaaaagaaagaaaggaaaatgaatccTGCAGATCTTTTAACTTTTCCCCTAAAATATTAGTAAGACTTTGAATACAAAGACAGAAAAGATAAGGGCAGTTTACATTTTATGTAGTTTCATTTAACTGAATCTTTATGTAGGTTACTTTAACGTGTATAAGGAGGCATCCattaatactatattttattttttcttatgtattttacatttattacattCATTATCACATCACTCATTAGATGTATGACCATGTAGTAATCATATTTCCATGATACAAGTTAGAAGCTTTGTAttggaagtttttttcttttttctctttaatttactTTCGTAACTGGATTCACAGCATTCTTATTAAATAGTGAAATGTCACTCAAATACACTGTCAAATTTAACCTCTCCCTCTGccaaaaaaagggaaacaaactATGCTGCAAAACACTCCTTAACATTTGATGTTCATTAGAATCACcaatagaactttatttttaaaaaggaagatgtactttttttaacatatttcatTTCCACCAAAAGTTGAGACATACTGTTAAGTTTACAGTGTAAGTGAGGTTTTGCCAATTATCACAGGGCTTTCTATTTTTACATGTACAACCtaagaaatataagagaaaaatttgaagatgaaataaatattaaaatgatgtGTAATAATTTACACTCTAATAAAATACACCTTTATTTGATAGATCATTCACTTGCCTTGGTGCTATGAAAAAGAGGCAAAGTTAACAATTTTGTATGACATTAAGAGacattacagggcggcgcctgtggctcaaggagtagggcgccggtcccatatgccgaaggtggcgggttcaaacctagccccggccaaaaaaaaaagagacattacagATGGCATCTGAAAAGTCTGGGTTCTGAATGATAGATGAGAGTAATACTaacatttttagagaattttatactttatagagctcttttttcttattttactatttttttttacaaccaTCTGGTGGCATTAATAGGGTAATGGAGAAACATGAGGAAGTGGGTGGGAGATGAGACTAACAGGAGGAGACTGTGTATCTGGGGGAATGGTTGTTGGATATTTAAAGGGACTAAATATTAATACTTCACTAAAAGTTGGAACTTAAGTTCATAAATATCCTGGGACTGTTAAAGGATTTTTTGATCCTTCTTATGACCctaaaaattttgaatttgagTATCTGCATACATTACAATTTTATGAGACAAAATAGAGGATGTAGATAGaacttcagagaaaaaaaagcaattcaGTTTTGAATGAATGGATTTTGAATTTGCTGTATCTGGAAAATCTAAGTGGGAAAATCTAATTATGTAGTAGacatttagaaataagaaatatgaaTTTAAGAAGGATTCCAAGCTGGAGATGATGGATTTATAGGGGCAAACTAAAGTCAATGAGATAGATCTGATTCCCATTCATTCTGCAAACTTTTATTCAGAGGTCACTCTGTGCAAACTTCTATGCTAAGTAACTACAGGGGGatataaaaaaaatgagacaCCATCCCCTGTAATTTAGGAATTCAAACTCCCTGTAATTTAGGAATTCAAACTTGGGGGAGAGGGTGTGAGGACATATATAGAcagttatgaaaacaatatataaatacattttagacAGAAGTTACTCTTAGTGGAAAGAATAGGGAATTTTAATTATACCTCAGGGCAGAGACCAGAATGACTGGAGAGAAAAATATACAGATTCTGTATAGAACTTATTCTATACAGAGAATGAATAGGAGATCAGTAGGAGTTTATCAGCTAGATAAAGTGGTAGTAGAATGTACAAAGTTAAGGTCTGTCTGTGGGGCTATACAACTATAGAACTGTAAATAGTTCAGCAAGATTACATAGCACATAGGGGCTATGAAGCCATGAGGCTGGCAAGGTAGTATTCTTCTCTGTAATCTATAATATACCATATGCAAGCAATAtgacatatatacataattttaaagacATATCATGGTATCTCTTCCTATTCAAACAAGCATTTAGATTATCATTCCAAACCACTACAGGCATTATTCACACTTGAACTAAGATGGATTGACAACATATTCCCAAGTAAAAGCTGATGCAGCTATCTTGGAGTCATCAGTAAAAGTTTAAAAGCTTGAGTAATATTCAGATAACTTATAGTAAGCTTATTATTCTAACACCTTATTAGGTTTGAAAGATGATAATTGCCTTCTTTGTGTGGGCCACATTTCCCTCTTATTAGGATAAGTAATAAGCAAAATAAGTATAGGCTTGGTGCCATGGCCTATACTTActttataattctagcactttggaaggcttaggtgggaggatcacttgagacaagagtttgagaccagcctgagcaatatagtgaaactctgtccctacaaaaaatggaaaaattgcaGCAAtgccacctgtagtctcagctactcagaaggccaaggcagaaagatacTTTGcagtcaggaatttgaggttgcagagagctatgatgatgccactgcactctaccctgagcaataaataaagcaataccctatctaaaaaataaataaataaaaattaaaaacagtgtatgcatgtatatatatatatgtttttttgaaaatttccaaagaagtttttaaaaacatctagTTCTTAACGTGGAAATATTGATAGACTTGTTAATATACATAACCCTCTTGCCAAAGAATGTGAAATTGgtacctaaaattaaaaatgatggtccagatttgtaaaaaattttaaagatcataagTTTATGAAGCATTTCATATTATGATTATTAGGGCTTGTCaaacttgaaaattaaataaactggAAGTTAAAATACTAACTCTTCCAGATTATTCTCacgtttaaaaaaagaaagatatatatttataaagttaaacaaGGCTATCAGTTGAGGAAAACTGCACATTGGAATACTGTTTACTCATCTTTTGATTCAGAGACAGACCAGTTggtataatcatttaaaaaaaaaatttagtagtaatatttttctttttacaggtTGAAGAAGAAGGCTTGCAAATTTGTGTTGAAATTTGTGGTTGTGCTCTGCAACTCGACCTTCATGATGATCCCAAAACTAAATGTCTGATTTATAAAACAATTGCACATTTTTTGCCAAATGATTTGGAGATCCTCAGGATTTGTGCACtctcaatattttttcttgagCGCTCCTTAGAAGCTTATCATACTGTTGAAGAGCTTTACAAACGTCCAGATGAAGAATATAATGAAGGCACAAGTAGTGTTCAAAATCGTGTTCGTTTTGAGTTACTTCCAATTTTGAAAAAAGGATTGTTTTTTGATCCTGAATTTTGGAACTTTGTAATGATTAAGAAAAACTGTGTAGCATTACTGAGCGATAAATCAGCAGTGAGATTTCTAAATGAAAGTACACTGGAAAATTCTGCAGGTAATCTAAAAAAGACAATGGAACAACAAAGTTTCAATGAACAGCTTGATTCTCTTACAGATCAGAGCCCTGGAGAGACTGATTTTTATGATACATCTGCAGTACAATCTAAAGGTTatattaatacaaagaaaaacctTACAGCTCTTAATACTTCCAAAGTAGATCACAGTGTCCCAAGACATCGATGTATGTTATGTAACAAGGAATTCCTAGGTGGTCACATTGTAAGGCATGCCCAAGCTCATCAGAAAAAAGGCAGTTTTTCATGTGTAATATGTGGTAGGAAATTTAGAAATAGAGGACTTATGCAGAAGCATTTAAAGAATCATGTTAAGAAAATGCAGAGGCAGCAAATTGCTGCATCTCAACCAGATGATCAGGAAATTACtattttggaagaaataaattGTTCTAATTCTTCCATTTCATTCGAAAATGGAAATTCTGATAGTAAGGATTTGGAAGAAGGAACTCTTACTGCTTCTGGCAATGGAAATAAAGAAGTCCTTCCTGAGCATGTAGCTGAATTCATTGAAATTCCTATAAATGTACCAGAGAATGTTACTGAAAACATTGTTGAAAATGGGAGTCCTGATACTTCTTTAAATAATGTCTCAAAGCCTCTACCAGAATGTGAGGATGATtatgaggaggaagaagatgaagaaggtgATTATGAAGAAGATGATTATGATCTGAATCAAGAAACTTCAATACTTCATAAAATCAATGGAACTGTGTGCCATCCAAAAGATATTTATGCCacagatcaagaaggaaacttcAAGTGTCCCGCTCTTGGCTGTGtgaggatttttaaaagaattggaTTTCTAAATAAACATGCAATGACTGTACATCCAACTGATTTAAATGTGCGACAAACAGTAATGAAATGGAgcaaaggaaaatgcaaattttgtCAAAGGCAATTTGAAGATTCTCAACATTTTATAGATCACCTTAATAGACACAGCTATCCAAATGTGTacttttgtttgcattttaattGCAATGAGTCATTTAAGCTGCCATTCCAACTTGCCCAGCATACACAAAGTCATAGCATATTTCAAGCTCAGTGTAGTTTTCCAGAGTGCCATGAGCTTTTCGAAGATCTTCCTCTGCTATATGAACACGAAGCTCAGCACTATTTAAGTAAAACACCAGAATCATTGGCACAACCAAGTGAAACCATTCTTTGGGATGTTCATACAGACTCAAAtcctaatcatcaggaaaaagaCTCATCTAGTAATGAGAAACAAACTGTTAATTTGCCAGTTGCTACTAATAAATCAAGGAAAGATTCTACAGAACCAAAGACACGTATAGAAAGTAtgggaaagaaaacagacagTTTAGTTCAGAATGGGAATGAACATTCTGATGACACTGTTTCAAATATAAGCTTCATAGACCAAAAGATGCCTGACATAGAGccaaattctgaaaataattgTACCAGTAGTGATTTAGTTAATGGACACAGTGAAACAGAGCAAACGCCTTTAGTTTCATCAGATCCTGCTTTAAAAATTGATACAAGTAGAATCAGGACAGAAAATGGTTCCATTTTATCCAGTGCTGTAACACAAGAACATAATACTTTGCCAGTATCTCAGGCACCTTCCAAACCAAATCTGACAAGTGAACATACTACATATGGCTTAATTTTAACAAAACCATATGTCAGACCATTGCCTCCCAGTTACCTTGATGAACGGTATCTCAGTATGCCAAAACGCAGAAAATTTGTGACTGATAGAGTAGATGCTTGTTCTGATCaagataacatttataaaaaatcagtgaaaagaTTTAGATGTGGCAAATGCTTGACCACCTACTGTAATGCAGAAGCACTTGAGGCTCACCTTGCACAAAAGAAATGTCAGACACTCTTTGGATTTGATTCAGATGATGAAAGTAAGTCTTCTGTCTTCTTGATAGATATAtctctagaaatagaaaatgcCATAAGTATAACTATCGTAGatctttgaagttaaaaaaattgacatttgCATAGCACAGCACTAGTATAGTACTACCCCCAAACCAATCATTATGAGGTGATAttacttttcctattttatagatcAAGCAACTGAAATTCACAAATGAATTTGCATAGATAGAGCTTTGACCTTGTGCAAGCCAGaacttaaacaattttttaatattctttaattatACTAATTTCACCAGACCAGagacttttcttccattttttatttgagacaagagtttcactatgttgccctcagtagagtgccttgaagtcgcagctcacagcaacctcaaactcttgggcttaagcaattatcttcctcagcctcccaaagtagctgggattataggcacctgccgcaatgcccggctatttttttgttgtagttgtcattgttacttagcaggcctgggccgggtttgaaccctccagccccagtgtatgtggctggtgccctgaccactgagttatgggcgctgagcccagagACTTTTCTTCATTCTAAGTTTCATGTAATAAAAGTTCTAGAAACAAAGTAATTttgatggaaatgttttttcatttgcatGCCAGAATATAAATCAAATGAAGTTGAGTGTCTGTTACAAAAACGGATgtaaaaaaagaaccagaaagtaactgaaaaacaaaatgagcaaaagaaaagcttGCCATTctgttaatattattaatattaacaaattaaatagGAATCTGACATAGAATTCCACttgaacatttataaaatttgaattaacAGATGTGTTCTGTTTTACAGGTgcctgataaaaatatttcagaaagatCTGTCGATCAAGCAGTAGTGTGAAAAAAGCACTATAAGAAAATGCATCATCAGTTTGCTATTTCTCTGATGGCCTTAATTTTAGAGTGGTCTCGGATTACTAAAGACAAAGCACATTTTCTAGAATGAACTCACAGAGGAGATGTGCTGGCTTAGACTCCAAAAGGGTTATTATAAAACTCCCAAAGTACCAGTTTTCCAgaaaaccacattaaaaaaaaaaaaaattatgatgattAATAGCAGCATGTTCAGTTTCGCTTATGTGAGAAACATGTTCAGGCAACTAGTCAGAAAAACCAGCTATGGCCTTACAAAGGGAAAAGTTAATCCATTATTAAAGGGGGGGGGTTTACAATAATAACTTATTTTATTCTACAAATgagatttgttttcttataataCATAATCAGATTATGTCTTCCCTTCTGGTCAAACATAGTTTAAGGAACCATTGGTATTTGGTTTGGGTTTTCATTTGAAACTgatacatgaaaataaaacttacaaTCATGTTATCTATTAAAGATTGTAACTTATTTCCAGATAATTTAACTAGGTTAAAGATCGATGAATTAATGGCATGCCagctttgaaaatggaaaaaacaaagaaatagtgcTTTGCTAATGAGCTCTTGATGGAACCTTCCTCCAACAACTTTTGTATTACACATCTTTCAGTTGATGTGTAATACACAGCAGTGTTGATTAAGTAGAAAAGGTACCATCTGTAACTGGGGAGAGATGGGAGCTAATACGATGACATGCTATATAGTTGAAGGAAAACAATGAATTAGAAATTCTTCAATGTGAATAATGGTAAAAGCACACTGGGATATTTCTGTTTGTATATAGTACTAGGACATTGCTTGATGATTCATAGTAAGGTCCTTTAGGCATTAATGTGATATATCTAAGAACAGTCCCATAAATATAACTGGCTTAAAAACTCTGTCAGCTAAGAATCAGGTTGAGAATTCATTGATTTTACTCAATTAGGAGAGTTAATTCTAAAATAAGCCATACTACtgttttttttattcattagtgataaaTTTGGTCTGAATagtgatttttatatataaaaggaagtatttacaaaaaaatttgcACAGCAAGAATACAGTAAGAGACACACTGATATATTGTTTTCCTCAGTGACTAGTAAGACTTTAACTTTAGTCAGTA encodes:
- the ZNF654 gene encoding zinc finger protein 654 isoform X2; its protein translation is MAEEESDQEAERLGEELVAIVESPLSPVGLRSAGDTSGCSGGGGGGGGGSGGGGGVGISSRDYCRRFCQVVEDYAGRWQVPLPQLQVLQTALCCFTSASASFPDECEHVQYVLSSLAVSFFELLLFFGRDEFYEEPLKDILGSFQECQNHLRRYGNVNLELVTRIIRDGGPWEDPVLQAVLKAQPASQEIVNKYLSSENPLFFELRARYLIACERIPEAMALIKSCINHPEISKDLYFHQALFTCLFMSPVEDQLFREHLLKTDCKSGIDIICNTEKEGKTILALQLCESFLIPQLQSGDMYCIWELIFIWSKLQLKCNPSKQVFVDQCYQLLRTATNVRVIFPFMKIIKDEVEEEGLQICVEICGCALQLDLHDDPKTKCLIYKTIAHFLPNDLEILRICALSIFFLERSLEAYHTVEELYKRPDEEYNEGTSSVQNRVRFELLPILKKGLFFDPEFWNFVMIKKNCVALLSDKSAVRFLNESTLENSAGNLKKTMEQQSFNEQLDSLTDQSPGETDFYDTSAVQSKGYINTKKNLTALNTSKVDHSVPRHRCMLCNKEFLGGHIVRHAQAHQKKGSFSCVICGRKFRNRGLMQKHLKNHVKKMQRQQIAASQPDDQEITILEEINCSNSSISFENGNSDSKDLEEGTLTASGNGNKEVLPEHVAEFIEIPINVPENVTENIVENGSPDTSLNNVSKPLPECEDDYEEEEDEEGDYEEDDYDLNQETSILHKINGTVCHPKDIYATDQEGNFKCPALGCVRIFKRIGFLNKHAMTVHPTDLNVRQTVMKWSKGKCKFCQRQFEDSQHFIDHLNRHSYPNVYFCLHFNCNESFKLPFQLAQHTQSHSIFQAQCSFPECHELFEDLPLLYEHEAQHYLSKTPESLAQPSETILWDVHTDSNPNHQEKDSSSNEKQTVNLPVATNKSRKDSTEPKTRIESMGKKTDSLVQNGNEHSDDTVSNISFIDQKMPDIEPNSENNCTSSDLVNGHSETEQTPLVSSDPALKIDTSRIRTENGSILSSAVTQEHNTLPVSQAPSKPNLTSEHTTYGLILTKPYVRPLPPSYLDERYLSMPKRRKFVTDRVDACSDQDNIYKKSVKRFRCGKCLTTYCNAEALEAHLAQKKCQTLFGFDSDDESA
- the ZNF654 gene encoding zinc finger protein 654 isoform X1 codes for the protein MAEEESDQEAERLGEELVAIVESPLSPVGLRSAGDTSGCSGGGGGGGGGSGGGGGVGISSRDYCRRFCQVVEDYAGRWQVPLPQLQVLQTALCCFTSASASFPDECEHVQYVLSSLAVSFFELLLFFGRDEFYEEPLKDILGSFQECQNHLRRYGNVNLELVTRIIRDGGPWEDPVLQAVLKAQPASQEIVNKYLSSENPLFFELRARYLIACERIPEAMALIKSCINHPEISKDLYFHQALFTCLFMSPVEDQLFREHLLKTDCKSGIDIICNTEKEGKTILALQLCESFLIPQLQSGDMYCIWELIFIWSKLQLKCNPSKQVFVDQCYQLLRTATNVRVIFPFMKIIKDEVEEEGLQICVEICGCALQLDLHDDPKTKCLIYKTIAHFLPNDLEILRICALSIFFLERSLEAYHTVEELYKRPDEEYNEGTSSVQNRVRFELLPILKKGLFFDPEFWNFVMIKKNCVALLSDKSAVRFLNESTLENSAGNLKKTMEQQSFNEQLDSLTDQSPGETDFYDTSAVQSKGYINTKKNLTALNTSKVDHSVPRHRCMLCNKEFLGGHIVRHAQAHQKKGSFSCVICGRKFRNRGLMQKHLKNHVKKMQRQQIAASQPDDQEITILEEINCSNSSISFENGNSDSKDLEEGTLTASGNGNKEVLPEHVAEFIEIPINVPENVTENIVENGSPDTSLNNVSKPLPECEDDYEEEEDEEGDYEEDDYDLNQETSILHKINGTVCHPKDIYATDQEGNFKCPALGCVRIFKRIGFLNKHAMTVHPTDLNVRQTVMKWSKGKCKFCQRQFEDSQHFIDHLNRHSYPNVYFCLHFNCNESFKLPFQLAQHTQSHSIFQAQCSFPECHELFEDLPLLYEHEAQHYLSKTPESLAQPSETILWDVHTDSNPNHQEKDSSSNEKQTVNLPVATNKSRKDSTEPKTRIESMGKKTDSLVQNGNEHSDDTVSNISFIDQKMPDIEPNSENNCTSSDLVNGHSETEQTPLVSSDPALKIDTSRIRTENGSILSSAVTQEHNTLPVSQAPSKPNLTSEHTTYGLILTKPYVRPLPPSYLDERYLSMPKRRKFVTDRVDACSDQDNIYKKSVKRFRCGKCLTTYCNAEALEAHLAQKKCQTLFGFDSDDESKSSVFLIDISLEIENAISITIVDL